A segment of the Mytilus trossulus isolate FHL-02 chromosome 12, PNRI_Mtr1.1.1.hap1, whole genome shotgun sequence genome:
TGTCTCTTTTACCAAAGAGTTAATCAAATCTTCAATTAGCTGTACTAAGATTCAGCAACTAGATATCTCATTAGTTGAAGGAGAACTTTCAATTGATATGTCCTTATTCCCAGCCGCATGAAAAGGAGAATTCAAATGGCTGAACAGCTGTGGATTTGGCACTGGAAAGAACTTCCCATATATTTCAATTCATGGATTATGCCTTGCTCTAGTACCATTGATATTAAAAGTCTTTCCACTGTTCCATTCATTTATTGGTTGTGACACAATCTAAGCTTTTCTGGGAAAGTTAAGAATTCAGCTTGGGACACATGGTCCGTATATGAGGAGTTGTCAGAAGCATTTCTGCAGGTTATTGAAAATCCAAATgtggaaattttaaaagtgttaaaagTAATAGAACGATATGTTGTGCTTTTGTATGATCGGTCTAGTACAGCTAATATGGTGTATGAGTTAAGAAAACAGTTATTCAAGCAGAAgacaagaacaattgacaataTTCCTCCGACACGAGTAGATGCACTTTTTCATGGAACATACGAAACATGCAGCTTTCCAAGGTAGTGTTATTTGGGGCAATTGTTTAGTTGCAAATCCAAGTAAACCATCACCAGATTTATTTGGTTGGCAAAAACTTGATGGCACCATTCTGGTCTGTGCTTGCTGAAGCTTCAATGTCATGCATGTAAATTCTTGAAAGCAGTATTGAAATGCACAACATTATGCAACTGCTCACCGGACTGTGAAAGAGAAACTGATTGAGACTGtgctttcttttgatttttccgcatttttatcatattttgattataattttaatctgttGTTATGTTATATAGTTACTTGTGaggttatttttaaattttttatttcatttctaaaaaagaaatactctttgcactggatttttttttcatttcaggaaaattgtgaaattttctaAGGTCATTGACctttaaatgtgaaaaaaagaacattgtATGCCTTTGTCGATATCAAATGATCAGTTTCACGGATTTGGTAACTTTTTATCAAACAATGATCGTGTATACATACGAATACTGTCAAACTTAGACATTTTGAcgcgccattttgaatttggacgccattttgatgatttctgtataattataaggtttaaaaaaataataattgacatATCTTAATTGTATTTCCTTAAGTTTGTAACATCTTCTGAACTCAATAAAATTGGAAGACTTCATCAAGTGAATTATGTTATACTTatgtcggccatcttgaattTGGCGGccatattgcattttttttcgtGGCTCCATATCTGAATTTTGTCTATACCCCTTAATCTTTCACTAtgccaagtttcatgcttttaccataaagtgatcaattATTGTGATATCCGCTGGATTAcaacttgtcatttttgtgtacattttgtgtgtgtaaaatgtgtGTAAATGTACTGATGAGTAACTcgccttttcattttatagatcgtttattgaagcttgaaaaaaaataattacaccactggattcagtactccaaatcattttgtcagacatgaatagtttttatgatataaatataattaaaaagttatacaatgaaacaaTGCAGAAtttagccaacccgattaacagacccaccgcatactcaatatagattaactgacctatctctcggttagccgagtgtcggccgtgaaATTAGAAGGATTAAGAAGTAGAAAAGAAAAAGGTTACTTGTTGTATAGCTATCATTTACgagggtttacagaatagagagtAGATTATTGGGGGAAAATAGTAtagaaacgagaaaaataatGTTCAGAGAGTAATGGAGcgttaaaatttgaagaaaagagAACAATAGGGAAATAAATAAAGACGAGAGAATGgtctaaaaattaaataataaataaacgaaGGAACCCCCCATCAAGACCCTCATgtacttttttatgtttattctgTTCACAAACATCTGTCACATCTGTTAACAagtaagaataagaataaaaattattccaatCAAGGGCCCTTGATGGGCAGCATGACATGtacacataaaacaatacatcatgatttgtaacagaaaaaatatttttatgtgtttatacaagttgtttttgtataattttagtGAAATTCATCATTAattctatttgttttatattaacaagACGTGATGTTCTGCAGGACTACGATGATGGCAAGACACATTGTACTGTCATTCTTTGGCATCTGTGTTATGATAGCTATTGCTCACGCAAACGGAAATTGTAagtatgaaattttttttattaaatgcatttttcatGTTCCAAAAAATTAAGATAACTTGTTATTCGTCAAAAAGTgcagaaaaaaagcaaaaataggCAAAAATAGgctaactgaaaaaaataaagaactttggtggatagtattctcattggcaattataccacatctccttatttttataatagagaataatagggtgctacaatataaagaaaatttttaatggggaaaataaataaagaatatagaaaaatggtttgaaaaaattaaaaaaaaaataccgaattgaagaaccccccccccccatcctAGACcctcttattttaaaaagacacatttttttttcttactctACGTTTACTTATAGGCTGCCGATTTTGTGTTTGGTAATAACAAAATTAAGGAGTGCGATAAAGAAAATACTAATTTCTCTATTTCAAGTTAGTATAACGtcacataaacatttttacatgtGCATGAATTCAAATTGGTTATTATTGCAGAAAGAAAATGCCTACAATCCGCATAATGGCATGCAGTTAATGAATTTACAATGACTATTTTGGTTTTGATCTTTAATGAaatgctttttatttgttttaggcaaaataaaaattatgcaCGAATGGGTGACACTTGATTATGATTTTCCTTCGCCAATGAAAAGATCGCTAATAGACCAGAAGATGCTTATTCCTGAAAATCTTGCCCTAATTAATATGGATGTGATAAGAGGATGCATCTTCACAACTATAGTTAGGACATTTAAGCCCGGAATTCCAGCAAGTCTGAACACAGTTATCAAAAGAAACGGAAAATCCTTTTTAAAACCATTTCCTAACTTAAGACTGAATAGAGCTGGAGATTGCAAAAGCATTCAAAGTGCCTCAAGCATTAAGATAGATCCAAATACGAATTATCTATGGGTACTGGACGAAGGTCAAGTGAATAACATAAGATTGTGTCGTAGAAAACTTGTGATTTTTTGCATAAGAACGAAACAAGAAGTGTTTCGGCATATATTTCCAGACTCGGTTTTATCTGAATCCTCCGTGCTATTGGATCTGACTTTGGATAGAGATCAAGATTTAACTAGGTATGCCTATGTTGTCGATTCTATTGCAAATAAGCTTATTGTTGTTGATGTGGTTGTGAACACATCTTGGTTGTTTTCACATCCGTCAATGGAAGGCGAAGCTAATGCGGGTAATATAACTGTAAATGGAGAAACACTCTTTAGTAGGGGAGGAATAAATAGTATTTCAACAACGTcagatttcaaatttgtttattatttttccaTTGCTAGTTTCAAAACATGGCAAATACCTACAAGTTTACTGAGAAACCGTTTCGCTGTTAATATCACATTTGATGAAAATGTTAGAATGATAGGTATTCGCCAACACCATGCTGTAAGTCTGACTTCCGGAACAAGAAGCTTCTTTTTACCTGCTCTAGAAATTAATGATATATTAAAATGGGATCGCACACAAGACATACAAATAGACGGCAGGGAAGAAGAAGTTAAACTGCGGACATTACAAAGACTGTCACCAACCACTGCCTTGAATTTCGCAGATGGAATGCACATAGATAAtggttttttatattttgttacaaaTAAGTTCCACAAATTCCGCTTAGGAACGCTGGATTTTTCTGGCGACGATGGGCCAAATTATACCATAggaaaaatatttgttggaGAAGAAAGCTACTTGCTAGGTACACATCCcaaatcatataagaaataaagttaCTTAGATTAACAAAGTTATTGTTTTACTTCTTTAATACGATATAACATAATCAATTTTATAACTAAACGCTGGTATAGTTTAAAGGGATCCACAAAAAATAATGTAGATATTAGACAtaagacattattttatttaccaatCATGGGCCCTTGTCAACAAAAAGAAAGAACAATCGCTTAgtcgttttaaaaaatgtttgaagacaCATATTTTTAGACTGGCGTACTGTGATGTGTAAGATctgtgatatttatttattattctaaAAGTTTAAGTGATGggacctttttatttttattttattcaaattcttagttttaaagattttatctaagagacagttttatttattttttctctgtgtttactgtttaaattttaccttatatttcTCATAGCTAAGTGAATAAATCctttatgcaaatttttatagattttacttGTGTATATACCGCAGGGAAAGTAAATACTTATAATTTtcctcattattttatttaatttttgattgactgttatatttaatatgtttttatggTATTCCTTGTAGATATAGTTCACCTTTCAATGCTCTTAATTTACATCATTATTCTATTTAAGGAGGTAGACCTAGgataagggaaataactcttctAAGCTTCTAtgatacatagattattttcaatcagTTTCAGGTAAAAGCTTAAAATACGTTGATgaaacttgacttttacaaacacataactgatttaaagagttatctccctgaaccaaggtctaacaccttaatttctgttttattctattatttattattatttatacaagattgatcgtttatataaatatacagtgttaatttccattgtttaaccCAAGCGtacattttagataaataaattgaatgaaaactACGGTTCCTAATTTGTGCATTGGGATTAAAAATTCGATATGTATCATTgctttcttttgtttacaactctgtcttGTATTGTTCTGGTCGTACtatttcaattattcaatttcatgaCTGTATCATGTGTTTCCATAAGTTTACCATAGTACTAGCATATGGTTGGGTTAAAAATTAATGGTAAACTCTAGTTTTTAGTGTTTTAATGTCTAATCTTACcgttttaatttattgacataACTGCACGACTCGATTCTCAATTATATGTGGTAAAATAATCGTTGCAAAGAATCCTGCTCAAACTTTAGTGAAAGACGGGTTTAACTTTACATTGTTGCGAGAGTTTATATTCTTTGTTGAAGGCAATTGTAGTGACCTACAAGTACCATTCAATTGAGTTTAGTTATATGTCTTGTGTTTCTGTCTCTGCCCTaggttttctatattttgtatgtGTAGTGCATCATGACATAAGACATTGTTACGTGTACCATGATGAGCTTTCGTGCAATACTAGTACTGCTGTGTGTATTTTTTACATGGAACATTTGATCAGACTTTGACTTTTTGACTCCTGACCTACATGTATGCACGTTGGGTGTGTCATCATGTTGCAGTGTGTTCCTCGGTATATTACCTTGacctcaaaatataattttcaattgaccTTGCTTCTGAATATGTGGCATGTAGATGTATTGTCATAAGATGATGAGTCTATTAGCACGAGAAACTTCATGTGAGCTTGACCTTTGTCCTCAATgtaaaacttgtatattttgtttgaattaaatgGAGAATTAACTGTATGAATGGcacttcttatatatattagatatctAGATATATTGGTAGTTTTGTGTACCACGATGACCCTTTTCTTAAAATCCGCTTTGTGGTTTTTGTTGACAAGGATCTCTTGACCAGACTATGACTTTTTGAGTCTTGACCTTTGCATATTGGATGTGTCTTTTGGTATGATTACCTTGACgtcaagtcaggagtctctactttttgttagtcttgtatgtttttacttgtaagtttattttatgatttgtaGTTTGAACtggtacacattttgttaaggGCCATCTGAAGCCCGCCTCTGGgcgcgggattttctcgctttgatgaagatataaaaaagaagatgtggtatgattgccaatgagacaactatccacaaaagaccaaaatgacacagacataaacacctataggtcaccgtacggccttcaacaatgagcaaagcccataccgcatagtcagctatgaggACCCATTAGTGGCCTTTGACTGCTTTATGCTCTTTTGACATGGTAactgtctcttttacacattccaaatttccattctcaatttttaagaATGTTTGTTTCAGATGAAACTATATCCTTTAATTTCCGTgaatatcaagtaaaaaaatTTACTGCTTCAGTAGCATCGTGTGCTGCCAGTTCTGATAGataatgcaaaatgtgtcaacCATTTTACCTTAGATTTCATTTCATGGACATGTAGGTATCGATAGTCTGCTTTAACatcataaaaattcatacaCAGAAGGTATACGCATATCAATAATCTGAACTCAATGCTAAGAACCTTTAAAGTACACTTAGACAGAGAGCTCAATCTAGTGAAACAATTTGTTAAGTTGGTcacatttaatttgaaatatcacTGTCTGTTACCAAACTGTACCGAgatcctgaaaaaaaaatgtctattaaAAGAAGAATTCAATGGAAGTAAATAAGCTGattactgaaataaatgtaGAATATGTCTATTAACCACAAATGCCCCTGCTTGTGAAAAAAATGAGTAAACTTCCACATATAGATGCAGGATTCGCGTAATTTTGACCGTTTTGTGACCATAAGCATTGCgaataagtttcaaaacatttggctGAGGCAAATTAAAGTTAAAGAACGGAAGCGAATAGATTCAGCAGTTTTCCTATCTCAAGGCTCCGGGTTGACATTTGTATCATTGGTACTCGTACCACaactttttacataaaaaaactcATGAACAGTGACGCCATCGGGACCCAATATCGAACTTAATAGATCTGTGTTATGGGGTAATGTGAATCGTATTATGTTCCTCAAATTTGATTGAGTCAGACTTATTTAAGAGAAAGGAAACGAAAGAGTCAGCACTTCTTATGTTTTTAAAGGGACAagataactcttgaacggtaaaagtgccacttcaatttcaaatttcaaatttgattttgtgttgaggtggggatcccgcttacatgttcaaccccgcctTATTcggtatgtatgtgcctgtgttaagtcaggagcctgtaattcaatgaatgtcgttttttatgtgttacatacttgtttttcgttcattttttgtatataaatttgttcgtttattttctcgtttgaattgttttacattgtcatgtcggtgcctttaatagctgactttgcggtatgaaccttgctcattgttgaagaccgtgtGGTGACCTAGGCTACattgtataattgttaatttctgtgtcatctagtctcttgttgagagttctcattggcactcatgcaccagcttcttttatatattgtgcataagttttgtagtatttggttgcggcaaactaaagttaggaGAGCGGAACCCGTTTTTGTGGGACGTTCAGGACAGACGGACTAGTGTAACTCTTTATGCCCCTAAATCATGGCGCCAACACAGAAGTTCTGACTATTGTGCTGGTGATACACATCCCACTAGCACTGTCATTAACATATGtacacataattttattataaaaaatattcaatcataattttgatttctttatttttggccGAATGATTATATGCATGCCCTTCACAATGACTGAATGAGtatcaaatttgacaaatttattgtacataattatacattttattatattttttaactttttttccaacTAATTAAAGCTTACCAACTTATTGATCATCACTttcctttatatgttttttaacattctgttttgaacaaaaaaaattgttacatataCTTCACATGTATTTCTTTCAAATCTGACATTATTAAAAAgccattaaataaaattcagtcGAACTTGATAATAAATGTgcaatcaaatatatatgcaagtcgTCAACTGGTCAAGTGGCTAGATGCACATATCGTTAGCCATATAAACAACATGTCCTAATTGGGTGGTTTTATTAAAACTTCTAGCATAGGCGGATTCAGAGGGGGGCGTTTcccctttcgtgggaaaaatttggttgattataaagggaatcattgaagcatgactgtagCCCCACCCTTAGGgaaagttctggatctgccactgtctagacatatttacataaataagggaTGAGTAAaggacaaaaatgaaaacaaaacgaCTGAATTTAATAAAAGGATGTTCGATGTACTGTATACTTcggtttgttttaaaaatctatacgatgctttattttttatctagtttccttatcaaaataaataaaatgagaagATAAATACCTTATAGCTTCCATTACCGTCGATgctaaaatgtttaatgttataaaacaattttagcgTCTTTGACCTACTTTATCTTTTTATTCGGAGACTTGCGGTTATCTTCTGTTATGTTCAACGGGAACATCGGAATGATCTAGAATAGAACCCAAATGGAACAAAGAAGTTGGGCTGCCGTAACCAAACAACCCGGATGTTGAACCAGTTACCATGGTTTCGAACCAAAGAACCAAGGTTCTGAACCAGAAAACCTAGATGGAGCCAAGGTTTAGAACCAGATTGCCCGGATATTACCTAATTGCATTCGGACTTCTCATGACTTTTTATACCTTCAACGTATTTTccaaatcattatttatttagtatatttatatataatatatatataattgctaTTATTGTATGcattgtgatatatattttccttcaattttatatgttaagCGCTTAGAGTATTATGTTTATTAGATAGGCGCTATATAAAAgctatgtaataaataaatacataataataataataatagaagGAACATGTACACAAAGAATAAAGTTGAGCaatgttttttaacaaatacgTATGCCGTAAGTAATCCGAAAActtttaggtgtcagaccaccaattataaattcCTATctattcaaccaaattttgcaattttcacagctttctaaaaaaattttcttaagtttaacttcatagaaaccaggtatatcctgaattgtacatgtttcagctttctacatgtcaattttaagcatacctttaaagccttctaacaaaataactgacctttaaatagaagtactccaaaacaaaaacctggttttctggaaatctaaaattagcatactatggagcgcattaatcctcaatttttaatgtaaactcatagacaagtaaattttggctcaaaatgatttagatatatttatctttcaccaaaagtttcatttctgcaaatttgtttgttagtttaagtaaacaaggacatcaaaagcactattttgtgtcagagtaggtctacttttacacgttctaaattggacggagtaattggtggtctgacacctttataGCAGTGATAAGCTCTGTAGTGTTTGAAAAATGTTCTATtggctttttataatttatataagtaGTTGATAAATGTGAGAGGATTAAAAgggatttattttttgtttaaccGTTTAGAAAGAATTGTTTTTTCattcaatgaaatgttatgtacAAAAGATATTTGTTTACAAAGACAGTCTTTTTTTCTAGGCAAAAGTTTATcacatatttacaaatatagtatcttgttattttgtttcaatCAGATCaactgtttattgtttatttataaagtttgttttcattGGGATGCTATTCCATATCAGCAATAAGACATTTCCAATTGATTCTTTCAGATATACtatataatgtacatgtatttattcatTTGGATTTTAATGACCTAAGTgccaatttttttataaacaattgatAGTGCTACTTTTCCCAGATTGTTATCTCTATTTAGGACTTGACCATTATAAAAAGGTTCACACACATACAAttcacaaaaaagaaaagagaactAGCGCTGATAAAGATGAACAGCATTAAACACAAATGAAtgtaaatctgaaaaaaatctgaattcgCCAGTGTCTGCagtaataaaggcaacagtagtataccgctgttcaaagtaaaaaaatcgattgagagaaaaccaatccgggttacaaactaaaacatatCGAAACACATCtactataagagaaaaacaacgaaACCGCAGAATCGACAAAGTAAAAATCTCTTATAATTGGgtaacatggagaaataaatcgACGCGCAACGAACACGCTACCAACTTacacatgataaacaaaattcttccagcaatacaaaatatttaaagcatTCTTTGCCCCAAAAATGTTTTTCGGATAGAGTCAAATTGTGTATTCGAAGCTGTGGTATTCTTTGTCAATTATATAACAACACTTGACTGACTTGTTCAAGTGAATGAGGTTggggtttgatgtgtttgacgTGTGAATCAGATTAGTCTGAAAGATGTTCTAGGGGGTACAAATCTGGCGATTTTTAGGGACTAGGCAACACATGAATGTTGTTTGGAGTTAGGAAATCCATGGTTACTTTTGCTTTTCAAGGTGGACATTGTCCTCTATCTTCCAATTACATTGAGTAAATATTGCgacaaaatcatttctttactGCCATGTTTGTCTGATAAATATCCCTGTTAATTCTCAGTAAACCTTGGTACCAACAGCATCACCAGGTTCCAAGCGTGGGAAAGTAACATTGTGgacttaaatatttttgtgaGCGTTCAACCATCCTCCGACCCGTGACACTGTGGTAAtcacacaacataaaaacaaactatcaaaaaaaatggttggaaatgaaataaatcaaaagatTGGTACGAAGCAAACgagaaatcaatataaaaaagacacaaatcattgttgttttttttcacacatttcATAAGCTCAGTGTagaatatcgacaaatatagtacctataaaaaagaagatgtggtatgattgccgatgagacaactatccacaaaagaccaataacattaacaactataggtcacggtACGGCCTTCCtttttaaaatgagcatagagcatgacataaGGAAGTATTGAAataagttcaaaaataaaaataaaaaacataataagGAAACATacgtattttgtattttattaaaactatCAACATATAAGATTTAAAGTTAAATATGCCAGACACGCCTATTAGTTACTAGTAGGTAATCTAAGCcgacattaaaacaaataactttaatatttcaaataatatgaaGTTTTATGAACAATAAGTTCAGTAAAaggtaaattcacaaaaatactgaactccaaggaaaattccaaaccgaaagtccctaatcaaatggcaaaatcaaaaagctcaaacacacgtTTTCTAAAAAATGatgtatcatttatatttcatgtaaTGGCTGGTTATTTGTCATCGATCCACTGATAAAAACTAAAGATGTACCTTTTCCTCTACCCAATGTACCGCAAGCATAATATTAAAAGTCTGGTTTATCAATATGCAGATCAAAAGCATATTCAAACGATAAAAGTACTATGGAATTATTGACATTTGCATGCGGAAGTTATTTTCAGTTCCATTCatcaaactagaaaaaaaaagttttaacgattgttatataattttcgaataaaaaaaatcagtgatattaaaatcaaattatttttttcttttgttaaagtctaaaatagaaataaataaatgttgtcTTCAAAGACTTGTTAAAAGTCCAGGCTAAAAATTTGAAGAactaagaagaaaaaaacgagaaaaaatgCCTTTTCCTACAGCTGTCATTTCGGAGGTATAGAAAGGGTTTAAAGAgaataaagtataaaaagtGTAGATTATTCGgttaaacataataataaagaatagAGGAATATTGgcaagaaaaataaagattaaaggTAATGGGactttaaattttgaagaaaaggaAATAACAATAGGgataataaataaagaatagagaatagtTTGAAAATGAAAGCATAAAGAAATGAACGAATCCCCCATGAAGACCCTCATGTACTATAATTTGATGTTTGACCTGTTCAGTGTTCGACACGTCCATCAACACGGTCACATCTGTGAACGATCGAgctatttttatagttttaatgaaattaatcattatttctatttgttttacatataaaagaagTTAGTTTTGAATTAACAAGAAGTgatgttttacatgtttacgATGATGACAATACACTTTGTGCTGTTCGTCTTTGGTTTCTGTGTTTTGATAGCTATTGCTCACGCAAACAGATATAGTAAgtatgaaaacaatatttaaagaatttttttagttgtcaaattatttaaaatatctaattacTGTTTGgcaaaaagtgcaaaaaatggaaaaaaattgaTAGGGAAAAGAGCCAAATTGGAAAAACATAAAGATAAGGTTACATCCACTTCTTCTGCACTTGGGTACAAAGTATAATTAATCCCAGCTCCTTATTTCTATGATAGAAATTGATAAcgtgctaaaatataaagaatttaGAATAATGGTGAagataaataaagaatatagaaaatattttctgattaaaacaataacatcatTTTACATGTGCATGAATTCAAATTGGTTATCACTGCAGAAAGAAAATGCTTGCAATCAGCCTAATTACTAGCAGTTAATGATTTTACAGTGAATActagtattttgtttttgcgCTTTAATGAATtgctgtttattttatttttagcacAGAACATTgatggcaaaacaaaaattatgcaTGAATGGGTGACACTTGAGTATGATTTTCCTTCGCCAATGAAAAGATCGTTAATAGACCGGAAGTTGCTCATTCCTGAAAACCTCGTGCTTTATAATATGGATGGGATAAGAGGACGCATCTTTACAACCATAGGTAGGACATCTAAGCCTGGAATTCCAGCAACTCTGAACACAGTTGTCAAAAGAAACggaaaatcttttttaaaaccatttcCTTTCTTGAAACTGAATAGAGCTGGAGATTGCAATAGCATTCAAAGTGCCCAAAGC
Coding sequences within it:
- the LOC134692487 gene encoding major royal jelly protein 1-like, producing MFCRTTMMARHIVLSFFGICVMIAIAHANGNCKIKIMHEWVTLDYDFPSPMKRSLIDQKMLIPENLALINMDVIRGCIFTTIVRTFKPGIPASLNTVIKRNGKSFLKPFPNLRLNRAGDCKSIQSASSIKIDPNTNYLWVLDEGQVNNIRLCRRKLVIFCIRTKQEVFRHIFPDSVLSESSVLLDLTLDRDQDLTRYAYVVDSIANKLIVVDVVVNTSWLFSHPSMEGEANAGNITVNGETLFSRGGINSISTTSDFKFVYYFSIASFKTWQIPTSLLRNRFAVNITFDENVRMIGIRQHHAVSLTSGTRSFFLPALEINDILKWDRTQDIQIDGREEEVKLRTLQRLSPTTALNFADGMHIDNGFLYFVTNKFHKFRLGTLDFSGDDGPNYTIGKIFVGEESYLLGTHPKSYKK